A genomic window from Blastocatellia bacterium includes:
- a CDS encoding 4Fe-4S dicluster domain-containing protein, with the protein MPNQAAHVTVVSRPSRGRARVHVFLLAERCKGCAFCVEFCPKHVLVMSDRFNAKGYHIPQVVDESACTNCQLCQLLCPEFAVYVVTENGSKP; encoded by the coding sequence ATGCCGAACCAAGCTGCTCATGTGACCGTCGTTTCTCGCCCCTCCCGCGGGCGGGCGCGCGTTCATGTCTTTCTTCTGGCGGAGCGATGCAAGGGCTGCGCCTTCTGCGTGGAGTTCTGTCCCAAGCATGTGCTGGTGATGTCGGATCGGTTCAATGCCAAAGGGTATCACATCCCGCAGGTGGTGGACGAAAGCGCCTGTACGAATTGTCAGCTCTGTCAACTGTTGTGTCCGGAGTTCGCCGTCTACGTCGTTACGGAGAATGGATCGAAGCCATGA
- a CDS encoding 2-oxoacid:acceptor oxidoreductase subunit alpha, with translation MTSDRAVLTGEHFINGDVACAEGALAAGCRFFAGYPITPATEIAERMAERLPEVGGIYIQMEDEIASISAVLGAAWGGLKAMTATSGPGFSLMMENLGLGMMTETPCVIVNVQRGGPSTGLPTLVSQADMMQARWGAHGDYGVIALAPMSAQEMFDLTVLAFNLSETYRLPVLVMSDAVVGHLTEKVVIPPRDEIPVVNRKKFTGPPEAYWPFRAEADLVPPMVAAGEGYRVYITGLTHDERGYPATSAEVHDALVRRLVEKIRRHADEIIRLDEWATEDAEVVVISYGISARVARYAVERARHKGLPVGLLRLVTVWPFPETRVRELAEQIRAFVVPEINLGQIALEVERAAAGCARTRPVTRAGGRVHDPGEILAAIEEALHE, from the coding sequence ATGACGTCCGATCGAGCGGTCCTCACCGGCGAACACTTCATCAACGGCGATGTCGCCTGCGCTGAAGGGGCACTGGCGGCGGGCTGCCGCTTCTTCGCTGGCTATCCCATCACGCCGGCTACCGAGATCGCCGAGCGCATGGCCGAACGCCTGCCCGAAGTGGGCGGAATCTACATCCAGATGGAAGACGAGATCGCCTCGATCAGTGCCGTCCTGGGAGCCGCCTGGGGAGGGCTCAAAGCCATGACGGCCACGTCCGGCCCGGGCTTCAGCCTGATGATGGAAAACCTCGGCCTCGGCATGATGACGGAAACACCCTGCGTCATCGTCAACGTTCAACGAGGGGGACCCTCGACCGGATTGCCGACGCTCGTCAGTCAAGCTGACATGATGCAGGCCCGCTGGGGCGCGCACGGAGATTATGGAGTCATCGCCCTGGCTCCCATGAGCGCCCAAGAGATGTTCGACCTCACCGTGCTCGCCTTCAACCTGTCGGAGACCTATCGCCTGCCGGTTCTCGTCATGAGCGATGCCGTCGTCGGCCACCTTACGGAGAAGGTGGTCATTCCGCCCCGGGATGAAATTCCGGTGGTGAACCGGAAGAAGTTCACCGGTCCACCCGAGGCCTACTGGCCCTTCCGCGCCGAGGCCGATTTGGTTCCGCCGATGGTGGCGGCCGGAGAAGGCTATCGCGTCTACATCACCGGACTGACGCATGACGAACGAGGCTATCCGGCAACATCCGCCGAGGTGCACGACGCCCTGGTGCGACGGCTGGTGGAGAAGATTCGGCGCCATGCCGACGAGATCATTCGGCTGGACGAGTGGGCGACCGAGGATGCTGAAGTGGTCGTGATCTCCTATGGCATCAGTGCGCGCGTGGCCCGCTATGCGGTTGAACGGGCCCGCCACAAGGGCCTGCCCGTGGGACTCCTGCGATTGGTGACCGTGTGGCCTTTTCCCGAAACGCGCGTGCGCGAACTGGCCGAGCAGATCAGAGCCTTCGTCGTGCCGGAAATTAATCTGGGACAGATCGCCCTGGAAGTCGAACGCGCTGCCGCCGGTTGTGCCCGCACGCGCCCGGTGACGCGCGCCGGCGGACGCGTGCACGATCCCGGTGAGATTCTGGCGGCCATTGAGGAGGCTCTCCATGAGTGA
- a CDS encoding 2-oxoacid:ferredoxin oxidoreductase subunit beta, with protein sequence MSETLAHPLDYLLRTDRFPHIWCSGCGIGIAMKSLLLALENLKLPLDQVAVVSGIGCSARVASYVKLDAFHTTHGRAIPFATGLKLANPRLTVIVFTGDGDLAAIGGNHFIHAARRNLDLTVVCVNNFIYGMTGGQMGPTTPLAAKSSTSPYGNFEYPFNLPRLAAASGAVYVARWTVFHVRRLITALEEAVMKPGFSFVEVISPCPTGYLRRNRLGDALEMMKYFKTHSKIVHGTLPDEDGLDVRGEIILGKFVDRERPTYHQMMRRQLAAFMVEPYVEKVHDEIEAVEG encoded by the coding sequence ATGAGTGAGACGCTCGCACATCCCCTCGATTATCTGCTGCGCACCGACCGCTTCCCGCATATTTGGTGTTCGGGCTGCGGCATCGGCATTGCGATGAAGAGTCTGCTTCTGGCGCTGGAGAATCTGAAGCTGCCGCTCGATCAGGTGGCCGTCGTGTCGGGCATCGGTTGTTCGGCTCGCGTCGCCAGTTATGTCAAGCTCGATGCCTTTCACACCACCCACGGTCGGGCCATCCCCTTCGCCACCGGGTTGAAGCTGGCCAATCCCCGGTTGACGGTCATCGTCTTCACCGGCGACGGCGATCTGGCGGCCATCGGGGGCAATCACTTCATCCATGCCGCCCGGCGCAATCTCGATCTGACGGTCGTCTGCGTCAACAATTTCATCTACGGCATGACCGGCGGACAGATGGGGCCCACGACGCCGCTGGCGGCGAAAAGCAGCACCAGCCCCTACGGGAACTTCGAGTATCCGTTCAACCTGCCGCGTCTGGCCGCCGCCAGCGGTGCCGTCTACGTCGCCCGCTGGACCGTCTTCCACGTTCGCCGCCTCATCACGGCTCTGGAGGAAGCTGTGATGAAACCCGGATTCAGCTTCGTCGAAGTGATTTCGCCCTGCCCGACCGGCTATTTGCGCCGCAATCGGCTGGGCGATGCGCTGGAGATGATGAAGTACTTCAAGACTCACAGCAAGATCGTTCATGGAACTCTTCCCGATGAGGATGGACTCGATGTGCGAGGTGAGATTATCCTTGGCAAGTTCGTGGATCGCGAGCGGCCAACCTACCACCAGATGATGCGTCGGCAACTGGCCGCCTTCATGGTCGAGCCCTACGTCGAGAAGGTTCATGACGAGATCGAAGCCGTGGAGGGATAA
- a CDS encoding 2-oxoacid:acceptor oxidoreductase family protein → MSHTEVRISGFGGQGVILAGYLVGKAAALYDHRYATLVQSYGPEARGSACSAQVIIADEPIHYPYLTRPDIVIAMSQEAYTTFAAELKPEGLLLIDEDLVVPDPVRPDVRLFRIPATRLAEQLGHRIVANVVMLGCLTALAQVATVEAMTQALATSFPSSAVALNQKAFESGYDYGRAAQIPA, encoded by the coding sequence ATGAGCCACACCGAGGTGAGAATTTCCGGTTTCGGCGGGCAGGGAGTCATCCTGGCCGGCTATCTGGTGGGCAAGGCGGCGGCGCTCTATGATCATCGCTATGCCACTCTGGTTCAGTCCTACGGGCCGGAAGCGCGGGGCAGCGCCTGTAGCGCCCAGGTGATCATCGCCGATGAACCGATTCACTATCCCTATCTCACCCGACCCGACATCGTCATCGCCATGTCGCAGGAAGCCTACACGACGTTTGCCGCTGAGTTGAAACCGGAGGGACTGTTGCTCATTGATGAGGATTTGGTCGTCCCGGACCCGGTGCGACCCGACGTGCGCCTGTTCCGCATTCCGGCCACGCGCCTGGCCGAACAGCTCGGGCATCGCATCGTCGCCAACGTCGTCATGCTCGGCTGCCTGACGGCGCTCGCTCAGGTAGCGACGGTGGAAGCGATGACTCAAGCACTGGCTACCTCGTTCCCCTCGTCCGCTGTCGCCCTGAACCAGAAAGCGTTCGAGAGCGGATACGACTATGGCCGAGCAGCTCAAATCCCAGCGTAG
- a CDS encoding hemerythrin domain-containing protein has protein sequence MNETSVATAQEILREHEVVRSLLGELRALLDEGEEHHNNPDWNWRLCDKLWQFRRHLLRHFMLEETGGFMEDVVLRWPSAEEQVKKLRQDHVRILRNVDDLISASDLQATGWGASFADFRQRCQNLFALIQRHETEENELIQKVYYLEVSALD, from the coding sequence ATGAACGAAACATCGGTCGCTACAGCTCAGGAGATTCTCCGAGAGCATGAGGTCGTGCGGTCTCTCCTCGGCGAACTGCGCGCCTTGCTCGACGAAGGAGAGGAGCACCATAACAATCCCGACTGGAACTGGCGACTCTGCGATAAGCTCTGGCAATTTCGCCGCCACCTCCTGCGCCATTTCATGCTGGAGGAGACGGGTGGATTCATGGAGGATGTCGTCCTGCGCTGGCCTTCGGCCGAGGAGCAGGTGAAGAAGCTCCGACAGGATCACGTGCGGATTCTCCGGAATGTGGATGACCTGATCAGTGCCTCCGATCTTCAGGCCACAGGTTGGGGGGCATCGTTTGCCGACTTTCGCCAGCGCTGTCAGAATCTTTTCGCTCTCATCCAGCGACACGAGACCGAAGAGAACGAGCTGATCCAGAAGGTTTACTATCTGGAGGTCTCGGCTCTCGACTGA
- the pta gene encoding phosphate acetyltransferase, whose translation MIKEQEALDYHSQGRRGKIEVVPTKPCLTQRDLSLAYTPGVAVPCLRIQANPDDAYLYTAKGNLVAVVTNGTAVLGLGDIGALAGKPVMEGKGILFKRFADIDVFDIEINTHDPDEVIRVVKLLEPTFGGINLEDIKAPECFYIEETLKRELSIPVFHDDQHGTAIISGAALLNALEIVGKRIDEIKVVFNGAGASGIACAKYYLRLGVKKENLILCDTKGVIYKGRTVGMNPWKEELAAETDARTLAEAMVGADVFVGLSVANCVTPEMVRSMAERPIVFAMANPDPEITWEEAKAARPDVIMATGRSDYPNQVNNVLGFPFIFRGALDVRATTINEEMKLAATRALAALAKEDVPDSVMKAYGGERLRFGPDYLIPKPLDHRVLIWEASAVAQAAMESGVARLHIDIEEYKEQLESRLGKSREVMRIMIHQARRNPKRVVFPEGENEKVLRAAHLLVDEGIARPVLLGNEERIRQQARELDIALDEIELIDPIRSPKFEGYAREFYELRQRKGVTWRDALEQMRNPTIFGAMMVRRGDADALIAGVTQHYPETIRPALQIIQMREDVSRVSGLYMMILKDKVYFFADTTVNIEPTAEELAEIALCAAEVARRFHIEPRIAMISFSNFGSARHRFVDKVREATRLVKERAPDLMVDGEMQADTAVVPELIDEYYPFSTLKGGANVLIFPDLQSANVAYKLVQRLGGAEAIGPILMGMRKPVHVLQRGCEVKDIVNMAAIAVVDAQEAEEKLLRHPEPVTVGG comes from the coding sequence ATGATCAAGGAACAGGAAGCCCTCGATTATCATAGCCAGGGACGAAGGGGCAAAATCGAAGTCGTCCCCACCAAGCCCTGCCTCACCCAGCGCGATCTCTCGCTGGCCTACACGCCGGGAGTCGCCGTCCCCTGCCTGCGCATTCAAGCCAATCCCGACGATGCCTATCTTTACACGGCCAAAGGAAATCTCGTCGCCGTCGTCACCAACGGAACGGCTGTCCTGGGGTTGGGCGATATTGGCGCGCTGGCGGGAAAACCGGTGATGGAGGGCAAGGGGATTTTGTTCAAGCGCTTCGCCGATATTGATGTCTTTGACATCGAGATCAACACACATGATCCCGACGAAGTCATCCGCGTCGTCAAACTGCTCGAACCGACCTTCGGCGGCATCAATCTGGAGGACATCAAAGCGCCCGAATGTTTTTACATCGAGGAGACGCTCAAGCGCGAGCTGAGCATCCCCGTCTTTCACGACGATCAACATGGAACGGCGATCATTTCCGGAGCGGCGCTGCTCAATGCTCTGGAGATCGTGGGTAAGCGCATAGATGAGATCAAGGTCGTCTTCAACGGAGCGGGTGCGTCGGGCATCGCCTGCGCCAAATACTATCTCCGCCTGGGCGTGAAAAAGGAGAACCTGATCCTCTGCGACACCAAAGGAGTCATCTACAAAGGGCGAACCGTCGGCATGAATCCCTGGAAGGAAGAGCTGGCGGCAGAGACCGATGCTCGCACGCTGGCCGAAGCGATGGTGGGAGCCGATGTATTCGTCGGATTGTCGGTGGCTAACTGCGTGACGCCCGAGATGGTTCGTTCGATGGCCGAGCGCCCGATCGTCTTCGCCATGGCCAATCCCGATCCCGAAATCACCTGGGAGGAAGCCAAGGCCGCCCGCCCGGACGTCATCATGGCCACCGGACGCTCGGACTATCCCAATCAGGTCAATAATGTCCTCGGCTTCCCCTTCATCTTCCGGGGGGCGCTGGATGTTCGCGCCACCACGATTAACGAGGAGATGAAACTGGCAGCCACACGCGCTCTGGCGGCGCTGGCCAAAGAAGATGTTCCCGATTCGGTCATGAAAGCTTACGGCGGCGAACGTCTGCGGTTTGGACCGGACTATCTCATTCCCAAACCGCTCGATCATCGGGTGCTCATCTGGGAAGCGTCGGCGGTGGCTCAGGCAGCGATGGAAAGCGGTGTGGCCCGGCTGCACATTGACATCGAGGAGTACAAGGAGCAACTGGAGAGCCGCCTGGGCAAATCCCGTGAAGTGATGCGGATCATGATCCATCAAGCCAGGCGCAATCCGAAGCGCGTCGTCTTCCCCGAAGGGGAGAACGAAAAGGTGCTGCGGGCCGCTCATCTGCTGGTGGACGAGGGCATCGCTCGTCCCGTGCTGCTGGGCAATGAGGAGCGGATTCGTCAACAGGCGCGGGAGCTGGACATCGCGCTCGACGAGATCGAACTCATTGATCCGATCCGTTCGCCCAAGTTCGAGGGCTATGCCCGCGAATTCTACGAACTGCGCCAGCGCAAGGGCGTGACCTGGCGCGATGCTCTGGAGCAGATGCGCAATCCCACTATCTTCGGCGCGATGATGGTGCGGCGGGGCGATGCCGACGCGCTCATTGCTGGCGTCACCCAGCACTATCCGGAGACCATTCGTCCGGCTCTTCAGATCATCCAGATGCGGGAGGATGTGTCGCGCGTCTCGGGTCTCTACATGATGATCCTCAAGGACAAGGTCTACTTCTTCGCCGACACAACGGTCAACATCGAGCCGACGGCCGAGGAGCTGGCCGAAATCGCTCTCTGCGCCGCTGAGGTGGCCCGGCGCTTCCACATCGAGCCGCGCATCGCCATGATCTCGTTTTCCAATTTCGGCAGCGCCCGCCATCGGTTCGTGGATAAAGTCCGCGAGGCCACGCGCCTGGTCAAAGAGCGGGCTCCCGATCTCATGGTGGATGGCGAGATGCAGGCCGACACCGCCGTGGTGCCGGAGCTGATTGACGAATACTATCCCTTCAGCACACTCAAGGGGGGAGCCAATGTGCTCATCTTCCCCGACCTGCAATCGGCCAATGTGGCCTATAAACTGGTGCAGCGGCTCGGCGGGGCGGAAGCCATCGGCCCCATCCTCATGGGCATGCGCAAGCCGGTTCACGTCCTCCAACGGGGCTGCGAGGTCAAAGACATCGTCAACATGGCAGCCATCGCCGTGGTGGATGCTCAGGAGGCGGAAGAGAAACTCCTCCGGCATCCGGAACCCGTCACCGTCGGCGGATGA